In Panacibacter ginsenosidivorans, the following proteins share a genomic window:
- a CDS encoding amylo-alpha-1,6-glucosidase — MNISSRPVHCKKNNSESLPHRGDLEGATVIAGYHWFTDWGRDTMISLSGLCLSTGRYEDAKKILASFAKSVSMGMLPNRFQDNGEAPEYNNVDGTLWYFIAIKKYLEATGDRDFVIHEILPVIKEIIDWHYKGTRYNIHVEEDGLLYAGEFGQQLTWMDARIGTWVVTPRMGKPVEIQALWYNALKIFADLLRMNEQENDADIVELSAAKTKQSFEEKFWYAEGNYLYDVIGENNYPDPTLRPNQLFAISLPYPLIEEAKAAAVLQVVEDNLYTPVGLKSLPKTDSHYIPVYGGDAWHRDSAYHEGTVWSWLLGPYVDALMKVKSQKSKVKKIIDDFAYHLNEGCIGSVSEIFDADAPHHPRGCVAQAWGVAEVLRVIKDYNLTEDVSSIKKAREKAEV; from the coding sequence ATTAACATTAGCAGCAGACCAGTTCATTGTAAAAAGAACAATTCCGAAAGTCTCCCTCACCGGGGGGATTTAGAGGGGGCTACAGTTATTGCAGGCTATCACTGGTTCACCGATTGGGGGCGTGATACCATGATATCCTTATCTGGCTTATGTTTGAGCACCGGCAGGTATGAAGATGCAAAGAAAATTCTTGCATCTTTTGCCAAAAGTGTGAGTATGGGTATGTTACCCAATCGCTTCCAGGATAATGGTGAAGCTCCGGAATATAACAATGTGGATGGAACGTTATGGTATTTCATCGCCATAAAAAAATATTTGGAAGCAACAGGTGACAGAGATTTTGTCATACATGAAATTTTACCTGTAATAAAAGAAATCATCGACTGGCATTATAAAGGCACCCGTTACAATATCCATGTTGAGGAAGATGGATTATTGTATGCAGGAGAATTTGGTCAGCAGTTAACATGGATGGATGCACGTATAGGAACATGGGTAGTTACGCCACGTATGGGTAAGCCGGTAGAGATACAGGCTTTGTGGTATAATGCTTTAAAAATATTTGCTGACTTACTACGCATGAATGAACAGGAAAATGATGCAGACATTGTTGAGTTAAGTGCAGCAAAAACAAAACAAAGTTTCGAAGAAAAGTTTTGGTATGCAGAAGGTAATTATCTCTATGATGTGATCGGTGAAAACAATTATCCTGATCCAACACTAAGACCAAACCAATTGTTTGCAATCAGTTTGCCGTATCCCTTAATAGAAGAAGCAAAAGCTGCTGCAGTATTGCAGGTTGTAGAAGACAACCTTTACACGCCGGTGGGACTTAAAAGCCTTCCTAAAACAGATTCACATTATATACCTGTCTATGGTGGAGATGCCTGGCATCGTGACTCTGCTTATCATGAAGGTACCGTTTGGAGCTGGCTGCTTGGCCCGTATGTTGATGCATTAATGAAAGTGAAAAGTCAAAAGTCAAAAGTGAAAAAGATCATTGATGATTTTGCTTATCACTTAAATGAAGGTTGTATCGGAAGTGTATCAGAAATATTTGATGCAGATGCCCCCCATCATCCGAGAGGCTGCGTGGCGCAGGCCTGGGGAGTGGCTGAGGTATTAAGAGTGATAAAAGATTATAATCTTACTGAAGATGTTTCTTCGATAAAGAAAGCGAGGGAAAAAGCAGAAGTCTGA
- a CDS encoding glycogen debranching enzyme N-terminal domain-containing protein yields the protein MLLQKNKTVLSDYNEAIQHEWLETNGLGGWSGSSVIGCNTRRYHSLLMAATVPPAERMNLISKLDETIIINNERFELGTNNYGDTIAPQGYQYLSSFKKEIFPEWIHEVNGVEVKKTIAMVHGENTTVIIYEVVKAAKTFTLELLPLLAVRGYHSMMHANNDAHWDVLFNNNVFKTKVYESTPEIFIKVPDAKYEHHPNWFYNFNYSIEQYRGLDFVEDLFNHGKFLVELKQGDTLGIILTTEDPSGKNAIELLLKEKQRREGLLEQPFSSTVEQILTLAADQFIVKRTIPKVSLTGGI from the coding sequence ATGCTGTTACAAAAAAATAAAACTGTGCTGTCAGACTATAATGAAGCAATTCAACATGAATGGCTTGAAACCAATGGCCTTGGCGGTTGGAGCGGTTCATCTGTTATTGGCTGCAATACAAGACGCTATCACAGTTTATTAATGGCCGCAACTGTGCCACCTGCAGAACGAATGAACCTTATAAGCAAACTTGATGAAACGATCATTATTAACAACGAACGGTTTGAATTAGGAACAAACAATTACGGCGATACTATTGCACCACAAGGCTATCAATACCTTTCATCATTTAAGAAAGAAATATTTCCGGAGTGGATCCATGAAGTGAATGGTGTCGAAGTAAAGAAAACGATTGCAATGGTTCATGGAGAAAATACAACAGTTATAATTTATGAAGTTGTAAAAGCGGCAAAGACATTTACACTGGAACTGCTTCCATTACTAGCTGTTCGTGGTTATCACAGCATGATGCATGCAAACAATGATGCGCATTGGGATGTATTATTCAACAACAATGTCTTTAAAACAAAAGTTTACGAAAGCACGCCTGAAATATTTATAAAAGTTCCCGATGCAAAATATGAACACCATCCAAACTGGTTTTATAATTTCAATTACAGCATAGAACAATACCGGGGATTGGATTTTGTGGAAGACTTATTCAATCATGGAAAATTTTTAGTTGAACTAAAACAAGGTGATACCCTTGGCATCATTCTTACAACAGAGGATCCCTCCGGTAAAAATGCAATTGAATTATTATTGAAAGAAAAACAAAGAAGAGAAGGCTTACTAGAACAACCTTTCAGCAGTACAGTTGAACAAATATTAACATTAGCAGCAGACCAGTTCATTGTAAAAAGAACAATTCCGAAAGTCTCCCTCACCGGGGGGATTTAG
- a CDS encoding glycoside hydrolase family 57 protein, which translates to MSSVCLFFKVHHPFQLKQYSSKEVGVSHCYEDATADVAAIDTLADACYLPANKIILSAIIKHAGKFKVNFSLSGVLIDLLQKHRPDVIDSFKELVDTGYVEILAETYYHSLSFLHSKKEFDRQVEKHSHLIEEIFGMKPGVFRNTELIYNNNLAAHISALGYKGILCEGIERLLKGKTNNKIYKAPGIDSFGLLLRNSVLSDDISFRFNDASWNEHPLSADKFAEWIHAHPGETDIINLFMDYETFGVHKKESSGIFDFLEALPAEVLKETSFDFATASGAIDNYEALDVYDVPHTISWEDKTKECCVWCDNMMQNNTLKKIYSLEKMVMYTNDPYLLEVWSRLQAADYFYYMANKNCNNSHHYPNPFETAEDVYKYYTNIITDFEISLIKKALEGKEFATYSSIGTLY; encoded by the coding sequence ATGTCTTCCGTTTGCTTATTCTTTAAAGTGCACCATCCTTTTCAATTAAAACAATACAGCTCAAAAGAAGTGGGTGTAAGTCACTGTTATGAAGACGCAACGGCTGATGTAGCTGCGATCGATACTTTAGCAGATGCCTGTTATTTACCAGCCAACAAGATCATTTTATCTGCCATCATTAAACATGCGGGTAAATTCAAAGTCAATTTTTCCTTAAGTGGTGTATTGATTGATCTGCTACAAAAACACAGGCCCGATGTGATTGATTCTTTTAAAGAACTGGTTGATACAGGCTACGTAGAGATACTGGCAGAAACGTATTATCACTCCTTAAGCTTTTTACATTCTAAAAAAGAATTTGACAGGCAGGTTGAAAAACATAGTCATTTAATTGAAGAAATTTTTGGAATGAAGCCCGGTGTATTCCGTAATACAGAACTGATTTATAATAACAATCTGGCAGCACATATTTCTGCGCTTGGTTATAAAGGCATCTTATGTGAAGGAATTGAAAGGTTACTAAAAGGCAAAACAAATAATAAGATATATAAAGCACCGGGGATTGATAGCTTTGGTTTACTGCTGCGGAATTCTGTTTTATCAGATGATATTTCTTTTCGTTTTAATGATGCATCGTGGAATGAGCACCCTTTATCTGCTGATAAGTTTGCGGAATGGATTCATGCCCATCCCGGTGAGACAGATATTATTAATCTCTTTATGGATTACGAAACATTTGGTGTGCACAAAAAAGAAAGCTCAGGCATATTTGATTTTCTGGAAGCTTTACCGGCAGAGGTTTTGAAAGAAACGAGTTTTGATTTTGCAACCGCTTCAGGTGCCATAGATAATTATGAAGCTTTAGATGTGTATGATGTACCGCACACCATTTCATGGGAAGATAAAACAAAAGAATGTTGTGTATGGTGCGATAATATGATGCAGAATAACACACTTAAAAAAATTTATAGCCTGGAGAAAATGGTAATGTATACAAATGATCCGTATTTGCTGGAAGTATGGAGCAGATTACAGGCTGCTGATTATTTTTATTATATGGCCAATAAGAATTGCAACAATAGCCATCATTACCCTAATCCTTTTGAGACTGCTGAGGATGTTTATAAATATTACACTAACATTATAACAGACTTTGAAATTTCATTGATCAAAAAAGCATTGGAAGGAAAAGAATTTGCAACATATTCTTCCATAGGAACACTCTATTAA
- a CDS encoding SDR family oxidoreductase: MDKKLNGQIAIITGASSGIGAGCAKEMAKAGATVIVNYPVAGAKPMADAVVANITAAGGKAISYQCDVSKEDEVIKMFTDTIAQFGTVDILVNNAGLQRDAKFVEMTLEQWNFVLGVNLTGQFLCAREAIKEFLRRGIDETKSKAAGKIICMSSVHEVIPWAGHANYAASKGGVMLMMKTIAQEYAPKKIRINSIAPGAIATPINHDAWDTQAHLQELLKLIPEKRIGQVEDIGKAAVFLASDDADYINGTTLFVDGGMTLYPGFEDNG, from the coding sequence ATGGATAAAAAATTAAACGGACAAATAGCTATCATTACCGGTGCCAGCAGTGGCATAGGTGCAGGATGTGCAAAGGAAATGGCTAAAGCCGGTGCAACTGTAATAGTTAATTACCCGGTAGCCGGCGCAAAACCTATGGCAGATGCAGTTGTGGCAAATATTACAGCAGCAGGTGGTAAAGCAATCTCTTATCAATGCGATGTAAGTAAAGAAGATGAAGTGATAAAAATGTTTACAGATACTATTGCTCAATTTGGCACAGTTGATATACTGGTAAACAATGCAGGCCTCCAGCGTGATGCAAAATTTGTAGAAATGACATTGGAACAATGGAACTTTGTATTAGGCGTAAATCTTACCGGGCAGTTCCTTTGTGCAAGGGAAGCCATCAAAGAATTTTTGAGAAGAGGTATTGATGAAACTAAAAGCAAAGCAGCAGGAAAAATTATTTGCATGAGCAGTGTGCATGAAGTTATTCCATGGGCCGGCCATGCAAATTATGCAGCCAGTAAAGGTGGCGTGATGTTAATGATGAAAACCATTGCCCAGGAATATGCGCCAAAGAAAATCCGCATCAACAGTATTGCGCCGGGCGCAATTGCAACGCCTATCAATCATGATGCATGGGACACGCAGGCGCACCTGCAGGAATTACTCAAACTCATTCCTGAAAAACGCATCGGCCAGGTAGAAGATATTGGTAAAGCTGCGGTGTTTTTAGCAAGCGATGACGCGGACTATATTAACGGCACTACCTTGTTTGTGGATGGCGGAATGACTTTATACCCGGGCTTTGAGGATAATGGATAG
- a CDS encoding MGH1-like glycoside hydrolase domain-containing protein: MNSEQHRLQNPLWKKWGPYLSERQWGTVREDYSEYGNAWDYFPHDHARSRVYRWGEDGIAGISDDMQRICFSIAMWNGKDPILKERLFGLTGNEGNHGEDVKELYYYLDNTPTHSYMKHLYKYPQAVFPYADLVNTNRNRNKFEKEYELLDTGLFDNGNYFDVFTEYAKNTEEDICIRITVHNRSKSAAYIALLPTIWMRNHWSFGLMHQKPFIALREMNDRYGMAEVNHYWVDEYHLYFEKPDRTLFTENETNKERLYGTPNESPFVKDAFHHAVINNDYKLLQGKESGTKFSPLYHLNIAGGSSETIKLRLSKHVLMHENPLGDAYDFIFEERVQDADEFYNNIHTTKDEDLRNIQRQAFAGMLWSKQYFNIDIPRWLNGDEGQPPPPEQRKHGRNHKWHTLNNEDIISMPDKWEYPWYAAWDLAFHCVPLSMIDPQFAKDQLILFLREWYMHPNGQLPAYEWAFSDVNPPVHAWSCLQVYKMDKAKTGKGDIDFLEKVFQKLLINFTWWVNRKDHHGKNVFEGGFLGLDNIGVFDRSSAIPGGGMLEQADGTSWMAMYCLNMLEMALEISQHNPNYEDVTTKFFEHFIYIAESLNRLGEDWTGSWDDEEGFFYDVLSMPGGKYIPVKVRSLVGLSTLFAVFVLKKDLLDKVPEFHRRLKWFQKYREHNQQYLVIEELKDHDDILLSLVPRKRLEKLLKALLDENEFLSKGGIRSISEIHKHGYHVTIDGQEFGLDYQPGEGTSSLFGGNSNWRGPVWMPMNYLLVLALQQYCDYYKGESKVELPTGSGNIVKIRDVANDIANRLVSIFRKDENGNRPVNDNYALYRDDPHFKDLVLFYEYFHGDTARGVGASHQTGWTGVVAELIQRISTPLIENTEEKIMSPAAEQV; this comes from the coding sequence ATGAACAGCGAACAGCATCGTTTGCAAAATCCACTTTGGAAAAAATGGGGCCCATATTTAAGTGAACGTCAATGGGGCACTGTACGTGAGGACTACAGCGAGTATGGTAATGCCTGGGATTATTTTCCGCACGATCATGCACGCAGCCGTGTGTACCGCTGGGGCGAAGATGGTATTGCAGGTATCAGCGATGATATGCAACGCATTTGTTTTTCTATTGCCATGTGGAATGGAAAAGATCCCATTTTAAAAGAGCGTTTGTTTGGGCTTACAGGCAATGAAGGTAATCATGGTGAAGATGTAAAAGAGTTATATTACTATCTGGATAATACGCCTACGCATTCTTACATGAAACATTTGTATAAGTATCCACAGGCAGTATTTCCTTATGCTGATCTTGTAAATACAAATCGCAACCGTAACAAATTTGAAAAAGAATATGAATTGCTTGATACGGGCTTGTTTGACAATGGAAATTATTTTGATGTATTTACAGAGTATGCAAAAAATACAGAAGAAGATATCTGCATTCGTATCACCGTACATAACCGCAGTAAGTCTGCGGCTTACATAGCTTTACTGCCAACGATCTGGATGCGCAACCACTGGAGTTTTGGATTAATGCATCAGAAACCTTTTATCGCTCTTAGAGAAATGAATGACAGGTATGGCATGGCAGAAGTAAATCATTATTGGGTGGATGAATATCATTTATATTTTGAAAAACCGGATAGAACTTTATTCACCGAAAATGAAACCAACAAAGAACGTTTATACGGCACACCCAATGAAAGCCCTTTTGTAAAAGATGCATTTCATCATGCAGTTATAAATAATGATTACAAATTGCTGCAAGGCAAAGAGTCTGGCACCAAATTTTCGCCGTTGTATCATCTGAATATTGCCGGAGGTTCATCCGAAACGATAAAGCTTCGTTTGAGCAAGCATGTATTAATGCATGAAAATCCATTGGGGGATGCATACGATTTTATTTTTGAAGAGCGTGTACAGGATGCAGATGAATTTTACAATAATATTCATACTACAAAAGACGAGGATCTGCGTAACATACAGCGCCAGGCATTTGCAGGTATGTTATGGAGTAAACAATATTTCAACATAGATATTCCGCGGTGGCTGAACGGAGACGAAGGGCAGCCACCACCACCTGAACAGCGCAAGCATGGACGCAATCATAAATGGCATACACTCAACAATGAAGATATTATTTCTATGCCCGATAAATGGGAATACCCGTGGTATGCCGCATGGGACCTGGCTTTTCATTGTGTGCCACTTTCTATGATCGATCCGCAGTTTGCCAAAGACCAGCTTATACTTTTTTTGCGTGAGTGGTACATGCATCCCAATGGACAATTGCCTGCATACGAATGGGCCTTTAGTGATGTAAACCCTCCTGTGCATGCATGGAGTTGTTTGCAGGTATATAAAATGGATAAAGCAAAAACAGGCAAAGGAGATATTGATTTTCTTGAAAAGGTTTTTCAAAAACTACTCATCAATTTTACCTGGTGGGTTAACCGAAAAGACCATCATGGCAAAAATGTTTTTGAAGGAGGCTTCTTAGGTCTTGATAACATTGGCGTATTCGACCGCAGCAGTGCAATTCCAGGTGGAGGCATGTTAGAACAAGCTGATGGAACCAGCTGGATGGCGATGTATTGTTTGAATATGTTGGAAATGGCGCTTGAAATTTCGCAGCACAATCCCAATTATGAAGATGTAACCACCAAATTCTTTGAGCATTTTATTTATATAGCAGAATCACTTAATCGCCTCGGTGAAGATTGGACGGGAAGCTGGGATGATGAAGAAGGATTTTTTTATGATGTACTCTCAATGCCCGGTGGCAAATATATTCCTGTGAAAGTAAGAAGCCTTGTTGGCCTGAGTACTTTGTTTGCTGTGTTTGTTTTGAAAAAAGATCTGCTCGATAAAGTACCGGAGTTTCACCGAAGGTTAAAATGGTTCCAGAAATATCGTGAGCATAACCAGCAATATTTAGTGATCGAAGAATTAAAAGATCATGACGATATTTTATTATCACTCGTGCCAAGAAAAAGATTAGAAAAATTATTGAAAGCATTGCTGGATGAAAATGAATTTTTAAGCAAGGGCGGCATACGTTCTATTTCAGAGATTCATAAACATGGTTATCACGTAACAATAGATGGGCAGGAATTCGGCTTGGATTATCAGCCAGGTGAAGGAACCAGTTCATTGTTTGGCGGCAATAGTAATTGGCGCGGCCCTGTGTGGATGCCGATGAATTATTTACTGGTGCTGGCTTTGCAGCAATATTGCGATTACTACAAAGGAGAATCAAAAGTTGAATTGCCAACAGGCTCGGGAAATATAGTTAAGATAAGAGATGTGGCGAATGACATTGCAAACCGGCTGGTTTCAATTTTTAGAAAGGATGAAAATGGTAACAGGCCTGTGAATGATAACTATGCACTGTACCGCGATGATCCACATTTCAAAGACCTTGTTTTATTCTATGAATATTTTCATGGAGATACGGCACGCGGTGTTGGCGCTTCACATCAAACAGGCTGGACGGGTGTTGTGGCAGAACTGATACAAAGAATATCAACACCTCTAATAGAAAATACAGAAGAAAAAATTATGAGCCCTGCAGCAGAACAGGTATGA
- a CDS encoding TMEM175 family protein gives MSETKATSLEHQKETVRVETFSDGVFCIAITLLSIEIGVEVTGHTTDKDLTEALISKWPICLAYVISFVNVLLAWIGHHGLFKNLRDTDNAVMISNGLLLMLVALVPFPTKTLGMFLITDALKTAVIFYTGYFVLISIAFKLLWYTASRNKNLLVHGITDAQINQTTKSENIGLVCNIIIMLVAFINPWISLLLSFVMWIYWIWIA, from the coding sequence ATGAGCGAAACAAAAGCTACTTCATTAGAACATCAAAAGGAAACGGTAAGAGTTGAAACATTTAGCGATGGCGTTTTTTGTATAGCTATTACGTTATTATCGATAGAGATAGGAGTGGAGGTTACAGGGCATACGACAGATAAAGATTTAACTGAAGCACTGATCAGTAAATGGCCGATATGTCTTGCCTATGTAATTAGTTTTGTAAATGTGCTGCTGGCATGGATCGGGCATCATGGATTGTTTAAAAACTTGAGAGATACTGACAATGCTGTAATGATAAGTAACGGTTTGCTCTTAATGCTTGTGGCGTTGGTGCCATTTCCTACAAAAACATTGGGTATGTTCCTGATAACTGATGCGCTGAAAACAGCAGTTATATTTTATACCGGCTATTTTGTACTGATCAGTATTGCTTTTAAACTGCTTTGGTACACTGCATCTCGTAACAAAAATTTATTGGTGCACGGTATTACTGATGCACAAATAAACCAAACCACAAAAAGTGAAAATATTGGGTTAGTGTGCAACATTATTATAATGCTGGTTGCATTCATTAATCCATGGATTTCGTTGTTGTTAAGTTTTGTAATGTGGATCTATTGGATATGGATAGCATAA
- a CDS encoding BT_3987 domain-containing protein produces MKLHKINSSALAVALMAVSLTGCLKDKDYDNGLIQSVHATGATPSVVEIKLTAGDVSNFLIASYDNSDADTTVDLIPVNLATHDAAPEDLHITLSPKQSLVDNYNAANGSEYGDPSAFFSVEDGGVVTIPKGSHTGFLKIKFKPSDFLGGAWAVGFEITSIQESGYTISGNLKTGIVALVIKNAYDGIYTSTGYLYHPSAPRSLADNKTVSTIDANTVSVTLGDLGGAGYEAWLTVDPVTNKVTVTAAPGAAGAPYTQFDDGLPTTNPGYTAQWDGSAQCNNTYDPATHTFYVRYGYQGSTGWRVTEEILVKQ; encoded by the coding sequence ATGAAACTACATAAAATAAATTCTTCTGCATTAGCCGTTGCGTTAATGGCTGTAAGTCTTACAGGTTGCCTTAAAGACAAGGATTATGACAATGGCCTTATTCAATCTGTGCATGCAACAGGTGCGACACCAAGCGTGGTAGAAATAAAATTAACAGCAGGAGATGTAAGCAATTTCCTGATTGCATCTTACGATAATTCTGATGCAGATACAACTGTTGATCTGATACCTGTAAATCTTGCAACACATGATGCCGCACCGGAAGACCTGCATATAACATTATCGCCAAAGCAGAGTTTGGTGGATAATTATAATGCAGCAAATGGAAGTGAATACGGAGATCCATCTGCCTTCTTTTCTGTTGAAGATGGCGGCGTGGTAACCATTCCAAAAGGCTCCCATACAGGATTTTTGAAAATAAAATTTAAACCTTCTGATTTTCTGGGAGGCGCATGGGCCGTTGGTTTTGAAATAACCAGTATCCAGGAATCCGGTTATACTATCAGCGGGAATTTGAAGACGGGTATCGTAGCTTTAGTTATCAAAAATGCATACGATGGTATTTATACATCTACAGGATATTTGTATCATCCAAGTGCACCACGTAGTCTGGCTGATAACAAAACAGTTTCAACCATCGACGCCAATACTGTATCGGTAACATTAGGTGATCTGGGTGGTGCCGGTTATGAAGCCTGGCTTACCGTAGATCCTGTTACCAATAAGGTAACTGTAACAGCAGCCCCCGGCGCAGCAGGTGCACCCTATACGCAATTTGACGATGGATTACCAACAACAAATCCCGGCTATACAGCACAATGGGATGGCTCTGCTCAGTGTAACAATACTTATGATCCCGCAACGCATACTTTTTATGTTCGCTATGGCTACCAGGGATCAACTGGCTGGCGGGTTACAGAAGAAATACTGGTAAAGCAATAA